In Mesorhizobium sp. J428, the genomic window GCGCGATCGTGCGCGGCGTGACGGGGAGCTTGAAGGGGTTTTGAGGGAGGCGAGCTGCGCCGTGATTTCGCAGCCTTGGAGCAGAATCAAAGACTTAGTAGAGGCTGCCGCGGGTGGCTGCCGGCGGATGGCCGAACTGCGCCTTGTAGGCCCGGCTGAACGCGGCTTCGGATTCATAGCCGATGTGGCGGCCGACTTCGCCGACCCTTGCATCGCTGCGCTGCAACATCCCATGCGCCAGGAGAAGCCGCCAGCGCGTCTGGTAGTGTAGCGGAGGGGCACCGATCAGCAGCGCGAAGCGTTCGGCAAAGTTCGAGCGCGACATGCGGGCCAGCGCGGCCAGTTCAGCAACGGTGCGGATACGAAACGGCTCTTCGTGGATTGCCTTCAGCACTCTGCTGATCCGCGGGTCGGCTAGCGCGCCCAGCCAGCCGCGATCCTCAGGCTTTGCCGTTCGCACCCACAAACGCATCGCATGGATCACCAGCACGTCCATCATCCGCGAGGCCAAGACCGCTGCACCGGCACGGGCATCCGCCGCTTCGGCCAGAAGCGTGCGGACCGTCCCGGCGAGCCAGTCGCCACCCTCGGTGCCGGCGGGGACATGGATTAGCGAAGGCAGGACCGCCAGCATCGAGGTGAGGTTGTCTCCCTGAAACCGGAACGTTCCGGAGATGAGCCGGACGGTCGAACCTTCGCCCGGAAAGCGCAGCAGCGAGCCTTGAGGATACATATAGCGAGCCAAGGCAGTGTTTAGCGGGACCGGAACCCCGTCGCCCATGCCGATCACGTGCGCGCTTTCCTGCGGCAGGAGAATGAAGTCGCCGCTACGGACCATCACCTGGTGACCATCGCTGGCCGTCACCATGACCTCACCCGTCTCGACCAGGTGAAAACAGGCGGCGCCTGCTGCAAAGGACAGCGCCCAGGGCGCAACCAGATCGACTGAAAACACCCGTTCGCCGGCCAGACGGATCAGACCGAGGATCTGTGACAGGAAGTCGTCGCTGAGTCCTGTCGGCGAACCAGGATGGCCGGATTCCAGGGCAAGTCTTCCCGAGGTGCGGTCATGGTTCGGCATGCGGCCTTCCCTTAGATATTGCTCACCGAACGCGAGAAACCCCAGCAAACCGGGGCGCAGCGCGAGGTACAAAACCTGAAACCGCAGTCTGAACCGGCCAACGGGCAACGGCAAGCGACTTTGCCGATCGTCCAGACGTGGCCACACCAAAAGGAGACGAACAATGAAATCCCTTATTTCCGCGCTCATGCTGGGCACTGCTGTGCTTGGCGCCCCTGCGCCCGGCGCCGCAGAACCTATCCGCAACATCGTCCTCGTTCACGGCGCCTTTGCCGACGAATCGAGCTGGGACAAGGTCGCGGTGATCCTGACCAACCGTGGCTACACCGTCACCCAGGTCGCCAATCCGCTGACCTCGCTGGCCGACGACGTGGCCGCGACCAATGCGGCGCTCGACGCTCAGGACGGCCCGGCCGTTCTGGTCGGTCATTCCTGGGCCGGCGTGGTGATCGGCGAAGCCGGCAATCACGCCAATGTCGCATCGCTCGGCTATGTCTCGGCCTTCGCTCCTGACCGGGGCGAGTCTCTGACCGCGCTGCTCTCGGCTGGCGAGCCAAGCGAAGGTGTCAAGGCGATCCGTCCGAACGACCAGGGCGGGCTGGTCTTCGACCAGGCGGCCTTCCCGGCGCTGTTTGCCGGCGACCTGCCAGTGGCGGAAGCCGAGGCGATGGCGGCGGCGCAGCTGCCCTCCAACCCCGCCAATTTCGAGGCAGTGGCGGATGTGGCAGCCTGGCATGACAAGCCCAGCTTCTATGTCGTGACCACTGCCGATCGAGTGGTGCCGGCCGCTGCCCAGCACTTCTTCGCCGGCCGCATCGGCGCCGCGATCACCGAGATCGACGCCAGCCATGCCGGTCTCGTCTCACGGCCCGAAGCAGTGGCCGATGCCATCGAAGCCGCGACGCGTTGACCCCGCGAACCGGGCACCGGCGAAACCTGCTGGTGCCCGTGACGCGAGACCATGAAACCCAAATCCAAGAGGAGACTGTCATGACCACGCATTCTTACACTCCCAAGGCTCCGCTCACCCTGAACCAACGCCAGCTCGGCTTCAGCATCCACGCCATGGTCTTCGTGCCGGTCATCCTGGCGCAGCTGATCATCAACTACATCATCGGCGGCTACCCGTGGTCGCTCTGGACACTCGCCGGCTGGGGCATCGGCCTTCTGGCCCACTGGTTCTTCGTCCTCGGTCCCGGTGCCCGGCATCGCCGACTGGACTGAACGTGCCGCTGGCACAGACCAAACACCCCGCCGCCGAGGCAGTGGGGTGTTTTCGTTTGGGCCGGTGTGGCCTGCTCGAAATCCAGGATCAGTCCACCTCGGCCAGGTTTGCCGATAGCCGACTCCTGAAGCGTTTCGGCGAGATGCTGCCCGAGAGGCGCAAGTTCCAACAGTCGGGGTAGATTTCCGTCCAGTTTGTTGGAACTTTCCAGCCGTCAGGCGGTGGCGAGGCCGGAGGTCACCAGGATCGGCGACTTGTTCGGGACGCGGTCGAAGAGGTCGATGATGTCCTGATTGAGCAGGCGCACGCAGCCGGAGGAGACTGACTTGCCGATCGACCACCATTCCGGCGAACCGTGCAGGCGGTAGAGCGTGTCCTCATTGTTCTGGAAGATGTAGAGGGCGCGCGCGCCGAGCGGGTTGTCGAGGCCGGGCGGCATGCCGCCATTGGCGGCGCTCCACTTGGCGAGCTCCGGCTGGCGGCCGATCATCTCGTCGGGCGGCGTCCATTTCGGCCACGCCTTCTTCCACTGGATGACGGCCCGGCCCGACCATTCGAAGCCGGCGCGGCCGAGGCCGACGCCATAGCGGATCGCCTCGCCGCCGCCGCGCACCAGATAGAGGAAGTGGGCAGACGTATCGACCACGATCGTTCCGGCCGGCTCGCCGGTCGGATCGGCGACCACCTGGCGCAGGAACTGGCGGTCCATCTTCTCGATCGGGATGGCGGGAAGCTGGAAGCCTCCGTCCTCGCGCGCCGCATACATGGTCGCATAGGAGCCGAAGGCCGGGTCGACGCCGAATTGCGGGCGCTGCGCCATCTCAGGCGGCGGCGTGGTGCCAACGGTCGTGCAGCCCGACACCGCGAGCGCGGCGCCGCCGGCGATGAAGGCCCGGCGGCTGAGATTGGGGGAGGAGGTGAATGTCATGATATCCCGAAGCCCTTGCTTATTTTGGCGCAACGCCGGCCCTCCTCTCCGGTTGCAGCGCGAAAGCTTTAGGCTTGGTAAATCCGGCGTGAAGGTGGGCAAAGCTTGACGAAGATGTGACCGGGCCGGCCCTGTTGCGCGAACGTCACAGGGAGCGTGCGGCGAGGCCTTCGAGCGAGGTCAGGATCAGGTCTGGCGCGAAGTCGGCATATTCGTCCGGCTGGCCGGTGCGGTTGATCCAGACGGTGCGGAAGCCGAACTTCTTCGCGCCCGCCGCGTCCCACCGGTTCGACGATTGGAACGAGACCTTGTCCGGATAGAGCCGCCAGGCGGTGGTGACCAGATCATAGACGGAGGGATCGGTCTTGAAGCGCCGCACCTGGTCGACCGAGAAGATCTCGTCGATGACGAGGTCCAGCCCCGCCGATCTGACGGCGGCGTCGAGCATGGACGCCGACCCGTTGGAGAGGATCGCGATGCGGCCGCCATGCGCCTTCAGTTCCTTGAGGACGGCGGGGATCTCTGGATAGCAGTCGAGGTGCCAGTAGGCGTCGAGCAGGGATGTCCGGATCGACGGATCGACCGTCGGCACCTTGCGGAGCGCGAAGTCGAGCGCCTGCTCGGTCAGCTGCCAGAAATCGAGATAGGCCCCCATCAGCGTGCGGGTCCAGGAATATTCGAGCTGCTTGGCACGCCAAATCTCGGAGAGAAGCTGGCCGTCCGGGCCGATCTTCGCCGCATGGCGCCTTACCGCCGCATGAACGTCGAACAGGGTGCCGTAGGCGTCGAAGACGAAGGCGGAATAGGAGGAGGGGCGCGGCTGCATCGGCACTGAGTCTGAGTCCACGTAGCCGGGCGGGTCAAGCCTTGGATGATCCGAAGACACGAACTTTGGACCAAGAGTGCCTGCCGACAGGCATTTGACGTTGGCATTTCGCGGGAATTGACTAGAAAGACCGCAGCTGATCACGACCCGGCAGGCTTTCCCGATGTCTTTTGCTACTCCCGCTCCGTCGCTGACCTGGACTTATGTCGATGGCGACTGGCACGAAGGCAATGTCGCGCTCCTCGGCCCGCGCAGCCATGCGATGTGGCTTGCCTCCTCCGTATTCGATGGCGCGCGCTGGTTTGAGAATGTATCGCCGGACCTCGATCTGCATTGCGAGCGCGTGAACCGGTCGGCGACGGCGCTCGGCCTCGCCCCGCTCATGTCGGCCGAGGAGATCGAAGGCCTGACCTATGAAGGATTGAAAAGATTCGACGGCAAGACGGCGGTCTACATCCGCCCGATGTACTGGGCCGAGGACGGCGGCTACATGGGCGTGCCGGCCGATCCGGCGACGACCCGGTTCTGCCTGTGCCTCTACGAATCGCCGATGATTCCCTCGTCCGGCTTTTCGGTCACCGTCTCGCCGTTCCGCCGCCCGAGCCTCGAAACGATGCCGACCAATGCCAAGGCGGGGTGCCTCTATCCGAACAACGGCCGGGCGATCCTGGAGGCGAAGTCGCGGGGCTTCGACAATGCGCTTGTGCTGGATATGCTGGGCAACGTTGCCGAGACGGCGTCGTCGAACGTGTTCATGGTGAAGGACGGCGTGGCGTTCACGCCCGTTGCCAACGGATCCTTCCTGTCAGGCATCACCCGCTTCCGCACGATTTCGCTTCTGGCCGAGGCGGGCATCCAGACCGTGGAGAAGGTGCTGACGGTGCGCGATTTCATGGATGCGGACGAGATCTTCTCGACCGGTAACCACTCGAAGGTCG contains:
- a CDS encoding haloacid dehalogenase type II encodes the protein MQPRPSSYSAFVFDAYGTLFDVHAAVRRHAAKIGPDGQLLSEIWRAKQLEYSWTRTLMGAYLDFWQLTEQALDFALRKVPTVDPSIRTSLLDAYWHLDCYPEIPAVLKELKAHGGRIAILSNGSASMLDAAVRSAGLDLVIDEIFSVDQVRRFKTDPSVYDLVTTAWRLYPDKVSFQSSNRWDAAGAKKFGFRTVWINRTGQPDEYADFAPDLILTSLEGLAARSL
- a CDS encoding alpha/beta fold hydrolase → MKSLISALMLGTAVLGAPAPGAAEPIRNIVLVHGAFADESSWDKVAVILTNRGYTVTQVANPLTSLADDVAATNAALDAQDGPAVLVGHSWAGVVIGEAGNHANVASLGYVSAFAPDRGESLTALLSAGEPSEGVKAIRPNDQGGLVFDQAAFPALFAGDLPVAEAEAMAAAQLPSNPANFEAVADVAAWHDKPSFYVVTTADRVVPAAAQHFFAGRIGAAITEIDASHAGLVSRPEAVADAIEAATR
- a CDS encoding L,D-transpeptidase; amino-acid sequence: MTFTSSPNLSRRAFIAGGAALAVSGCTTVGTTPPPEMAQRPQFGVDPAFGSYATMYAAREDGGFQLPAIPIEKMDRQFLRQVVADPTGEPAGTIVVDTSAHFLYLVRGGGEAIRYGVGLGRAGFEWSGRAVIQWKKAWPKWTPPDEMIGRQPELAKWSAANGGMPPGLDNPLGARALYIFQNNEDTLYRLHGSPEWWSIGKSVSSGCVRLLNQDIIDLFDRVPNKSPILVTSGLATA
- a CDS encoding 2TM domain-containing protein, translated to MTTHSYTPKAPLTLNQRQLGFSIHAMVFVPVILAQLIINYIIGGYPWSLWTLAGWGIGLLAHWFFVLGPGARHRRLD
- a CDS encoding AraC family transcriptional regulator encodes the protein MSAEIRDFIVRLLLVWPRLDDRQSRLPLPVGRFRLRFQVLYLALRPGLLGFLAFGEQYLREGRMPNHDRTSGRLALESGHPGSPTGLSDDFLSQILGLIRLAGERVFSVDLVAPWALSFAAGAACFHLVETGEVMVTASDGHQVMVRSGDFILLPQESAHVIGMGDGVPVPLNTALARYMYPQGSLLRFPGEGSTVRLISGTFRFQGDNLTSMLAVLPSLIHVPAGTEGGDWLAGTVRTLLAEAADARAGAAVLASRMMDVLVIHAMRLWVRTAKPEDRGWLGALADPRISRVLKAIHEEPFRIRTVAELAALARMSRSNFAERFALLIGAPPLHYQTRWRLLLAHGMLQRSDARVGEVGRHIGYESEAAFSRAYKAQFGHPPAATRGSLY
- a CDS encoding branched-chain amino acid aminotransferase, encoding MSFATPAPSLTWTYVDGDWHEGNVALLGPRSHAMWLASSVFDGARWFENVSPDLDLHCERVNRSATALGLAPLMSAEEIEGLTYEGLKRFDGKTAVYIRPMYWAEDGGYMGVPADPATTRFCLCLYESPMIPSSGFSVTVSPFRRPSLETMPTNAKAGCLYPNNGRAILEAKSRGFDNALVLDMLGNVAETASSNVFMVKDGVAFTPVANGSFLSGITRFRTISLLAEAGIQTVEKVLTVRDFMDADEIFSTGNHSKVVPVTRIEERHLQAGPVAKKARELYWDFAHSA